The DNA region CCCACTACACTTGCTCTGTTACGGTTGGCTTTTGTGGCCGACGGTTATCAGGTGGCCCGCATGCAGACAGCACAACGGATCATAAAAAAATATCGTCGCAAACGTTTTATCCTCTGCGTACTTTGTGCGCTCGTTACGCTCATCCTGACCCTGAGCGTCCGATTTATTTCACAGCGGAATTTAAATCACCACCACACCGTTACCTTTGCCTCCCGGGCGGTCGCCACGCTCGATGAGGTGCTGCGTCCGTTGCAAAATGGCCGTGATATTCTGTTACCGCTGATTGGCCTTCCCTGTTCCGTTACGCATCTCCCGCTGCGCAAACAGGCCGCCAGACTGCAAACGGTACGCGCAATCGCCCTGGTCCAGCGTGGCATACTTTACTGCTCCAGCGTCTTTGGCTATCGCAATGTCCCGGTTCACCAACTTCAACCCGATCTCCCCACCGCAAATGCGCAACTGCTGTTGTCCACCGACCCGTTGCTCATTAAAGGCAGCCCGATTCTCATCCAGTGGTACCCGGCCTCTCCCGACGGTAAGGACGGTGTACTGGAAATTGTCAATATCGACCTGCTTACCACGTTGCTACTGGAGCCGCGTAAGCCGATGATTACCGGAGGCAGCCTGACGGTTGGCAACCGGCATTTGATTTACGGGAGCGGCGTGGTGGAAACGCTGCCCACGCTTAAAGATGAACAGCGTTATCAACTCGCCTCGCAGCACTATCCTTTTACCATTAGCGTGACCGGGCCTGCCGCAGAAGCTCTGGCGCTCAAAGCCCTGCCCGCGCAACTGCCGCTGGCATTGATGCTCAGTCTGCTGGTGGGGTATCTGGCGTGGCTGGCCACTGCCAACCGGATGAGCTTTTCCTGGGAGATTAATCTCGCGCTGGCACAACGCGAATTTGAGCTTTTTTGCCAGCCGCTGCTGAACGCGCGGACTAAACAGTGCATGGGGGTGGAAATCCTGCTGCGCTGGAATAATCCTCGTCAGGGGTGGATTTCGCCGGACGTGTTTATCCCGATTGCCGAAGAACATCACCAGATAGCACCGCTCACGCGCTATGTGATAGCAGAAACCATTCGGCAACGTCATTTTTTTCCCATGAGCAGTCAGTTTCATATTGGCATTAATGTCGCCGCCAGCCATTTTCAACAGGGTGAATTACTGAGAGATCTCGAACAGTACTGGTTCAGTCAGCAGCCCATTCAGCCACTGGTGATTGAACTTACCGAGCGGGATGCGCTGCAGGATGTCGATTATCGGATCGTTCGCGAGCTGCAACAGCGAAATATCAAGCTGGCAATCGATGATTTTGGTACCGGCAACAGTTCGCTGTCATGGCTGGAAAAGTTGCGTCCTGACATTCTGAAAATTGATAAGTCCTTTACCAACGCGATTGGCACGGATGCGGTCAACTCGACGGTAACCGACATCATTATCGCCCTCGGACAGCGTCTGCATATCGAACTGGTCGCGGAAGGGGTTGAAACACAGGAGCAGGCGCAGTATCTGCGCCGCCACGGTGTGGATTTACTGCAGGGGTTTTTATTTGCAAAGCCAATGCCGCTACGCGACTTTCCGCAGTGGCTGGCGGGCAGTCGCCCGCCGCCTGCCAGGCATAACGGACGCATGACGCCTGTTATACCGCTGCGTTAGAGAAGATTACTCCTCTTCTTCTTGCGCAGGTTGCTCTTTAACAATTCGCACCAAATCCACGCGGTAATCATTGGCGTCAATAATGGTAATGCTCAGCGGAGGAACCTCAATCACATCACCCGTACGGGGAATGTGACCATTGACGGCAATCACCAGTCCCGCGACCGTCGCGATGTCTTCGTCTTCATCGACCAGATTATCCACTGCCAGCGCCTGTTGCAGGGCATGCAGATCGGTACCGCCTTTGACTAACCAGCCGTCGCCGTCGACGGTAATTTCTGGCGTTTCATCGGCATCCGGGAACTCACCGGCAATCGCTTCGAGGACATCCAGCGGCGTAACCAACCCCTGCACCACGCCAAACTCGTTGGTGACGATAACAAAGCTACCGCGTGCACGACGCAGAACGCCCAGCAGGTTGATAGGATCCAGCGTTTCCGGCACGACAATGGCCGGTGAAGCAGACGCGATAGCCGCCACATCGACGCCCTCTTCCAGCGCCACCAGCAGCTCTTTCGCCCGTACGATACCGATGATCTCATCCAGTTCACCACGGCACACCGGGAACAGGCTGTGCGGGGAGGAGAGCAACTGTTCGCGGATCTCATCGACGCTCAGACTGGCATCCACCCAGCTAATTTCACCGCGCGGGGTCATGATGCCGCGCAGCGAACGCTGTGCCAGCGTCAGAACGCCGTTAATCATATAACGCTCTTCTTCCGCAAATGCCCCTTCCGGGATCGGAACGGCGGCCTGGCTTTCGGATTCATTCGATACCACGGCCTGACGTTTTCCGCCCATCAGACGCAGGATCGCGTCCGCCGTACGCGCACGCAGCGGCAACGTTGACTGATGACGAATAAAGTTGCGACGCGCAATCTGGTTAAACACTTCGATAATGATCGAGAAGCCAATCGCGGCGTACAGATAGCCCTTAGGAATATGGAAGCCAAAACCTTCGGCAACCAGGCTCAGACCAATCATCAGCAGGAAGCTCAGGCAGAGCACCACCACCGTCGGATGCTGGTTGACGAAACGCGTCAGCGGTTTGGATGCCAATAGCATCACTGCCATCGCAATCACCACCGCCGCCATCATCACCGGCAGATGGTTCACCATACCGACGGCGGTAATAACCGCATCCAGCGAGAACACGGCATCCAGGATAACGATCTGCGTCACAACCACCCAGAAGCTGGCATACCCTTTGCCATGCCCGGAATCATGTTCACGGTTTTCCAGCCGTTCATGAAGTTCCGTTGTGGCTTTGAACAACAGGAAGATACCCCCCAGCAACATGATCAGATCGCGGCCAGAGAAGGTGAAATCCATGACGGAGAACAGCGGTTGGGTCAGGGTGAC from Citrobacter amalonaticus Y19 includes:
- a CDS encoding EAL domain-containing protein: MQTAQRIIKKYRRKRFILCVLCALVTLILTLSVRFISQRNLNHHHTVTFASRAVATLDEVLRPLQNGRDILLPLIGLPCSVTHLPLRKQAARLQTVRAIALVQRGILYCSSVFGYRNVPVHQLQPDLPTANAQLLLSTDPLLIKGSPILIQWYPASPDGKDGVLEIVNIDLLTTLLLEPRKPMITGGSLTVGNRHLIYGSGVVETLPTLKDEQRYQLASQHYPFTISVTGPAAEALALKALPAQLPLALMLSLLVGYLAWLATANRMSFSWEINLALAQREFELFCQPLLNARTKQCMGVEILLRWNNPRQGWISPDVFIPIAEEHHQIAPLTRYVIAETIRQRHFFPMSSQFHIGINVAASHFQQGELLRDLEQYWFSQQPIQPLVIELTERDALQDVDYRIVRELQQRNIKLAIDDFGTGNSSLSWLEKLRPDILKIDKSFTNAIGTDAVNSTVTDIIIALGQRLHIELVAEGVETQEQAQYLRRHGVDLLQGFLFAKPMPLRDFPQWLAGSRPPPARHNGRMTPVIPLR
- the yoaE gene encoding CNNM family cation transport protein YoaE, with amino-acid sequence MEFLMDPSIWAGLLTLVVLEIVLGIDNLVFIAILADKLPPKQRDKARLIGLSLALVMRLALLSIISWMVTLTQPLFSVMDFTFSGRDLIMLLGGIFLLFKATTELHERLENREHDSGHGKGYASFWVVVTQIVILDAVFSLDAVITAVGMVNHLPVMMAAVVIAMAVMLLASKPLTRFVNQHPTVVVLCLSFLLMIGLSLVAEGFGFHIPKGYLYAAIGFSIIIEVFNQIARRNFIRHQSTLPLRARTADAILRLMGGKRQAVVSNESESQAAVPIPEGAFAEEERYMINGVLTLAQRSLRGIMTPRGEISWVDASLSVDEIREQLLSSPHSLFPVCRGELDEIIGIVRAKELLVALEEGVDVAAIASASPAIVVPETLDPINLLGVLRRARGSFVIVTNEFGVVQGLVTPLDVLEAIAGEFPDADETPEITVDGDGWLVKGGTDLHALQQALAVDNLVDEDEDIATVAGLVIAVNGHIPRTGDVIEVPPLSITIIDANDYRVDLVRIVKEQPAQEEEE